agtgtataatgttcttctagttctgctcattttactcagcatcagttgatgtaagtctctccaagcctctctgtattcctcctgttggtcatttcttacagaacaataatatttcataacattcatataccataagttacccaaccattctccaattgatggacatccattcattttccagcttctagccactatgaaaagggctgccacaaacattttggcacatacaggtccctttccctttttttagtatttccttgggatataagcccagtagtagcactgctgggtcaaagggtatacacattttgataactttttgggcataactccagattgttctccagaatggttggattctttcacaactccaccaacgatgcatcagtgtcccagttttcccatatcccctccaacattcatcattatttgttcctgccatcttagccactctgacaggtgtgtagtggtatctcagagttgtcttaatttgcatttttctgatcagtagtgatttggaacactctttcatatgagtggatataatttcaatttcatcatctgagaattgtctgttcatatcctttgaccatttatcaattggagaatggcttgatttcttataaagtcaattctctgtatattttggagatgaggcctttatcagaacctttaactgtaaaaaatgttttcccaatttgttacttcccttctaatcttgtttgcattagttttgtttgtgcagaaactttttaatttggtataattaaaattttctcaaaggagttctcctttggacataaattccttcctcctccacaagtctgagaagtaaactatcctatgttcctctaatttatttatgatctcgttctttatgcctaaatattggacccattttgatcttatcttagtatgtggtgttaaatgtgggtccatgcctagtttctgccattgcTTCACATTGCTTCAaatttcttgtctgtaaaatgatctttttttttttttttttgtaaaatgatcttttgaaggaaatggcaaaccactccagtattttttgccaagaaaaccctaggaAAGGatacaaaaagtcagacatagctgaaaaagactgaaaaacaaaaagttttaagtGTATGTGTCATCTTCCTCAAAGCAGGAGTTCTTAATTTGGGGTTTTCCAGATTCCTCAGAATTATATTTTGGGAGATTCAggaatttggaaatggaaaaaaatgcatcttAGTTTCAATTAATCTTGATTTCTCTTATAatcttataatattttattttgtctctaaACACAGTATTCTGAGAAGGCATCCACACTGCCAAAGGGGTTTAATGGttcacaaaaaaaggttaagaaccatTGCcttatagaatataagctctttgaggaaaagacttatttaatttttctttgtttctctaatGCCTGGTACAAGGTAatgcaaataaatacaataaatgcaaaaaaagaggggaaagaatttggaacttaaaattaaaaaaaatcaatgttaaaaattgtttttacatataattagtaAAAATGCATATAGAGATTTCTTAGTTCTGGAAACCTCTGTCCATTCCCAGATCCATTTCTATCTGGTTTCCCAAAAATTCTGATCCCCTTGATTCTATCCTCACTTCAGACTAAAGCTATCTCTTAGCTGCCTTGGTCAATGAGAAAATAAGATTACTCTAGATTGGTTTTCCAGACTTTGCTTTGGGGATGAGGTTGAACTATAGATCTTTTTAAGGGCTACCCGCTAAGTTTGTCTCCTCAAAGATTTGCCTGGTTCCCAGGTAAGCAGTACTTTACTCCACCCATTTGCTGAGTATGCCAGTAGTGCCAGAAATTATTTTACTACAAAGTAAGAAACATCagggtaaaaggaaaaaataagaaattttcacTGATTCTTTCTCTTTAAACTGGCTCTTTACTCTCCTCTTCATCTACATCTAtttatattcctttcttcttGTACCTTATGCCTTTCCCCACCCAGGAGAATGTTACAGCCAACTGATGCTGGCATGAGAAAGTCATatattttcagtatgagcatttatatcttggaaatcaGAAATACAAATCAGgccttgatttattgttctgtgattatctagatttaagaaaatgatggagtaataaataatgtatattaaatgtaaaaatgtgtcCAGCTTTTCCCAGAAAACtggttgataaacatttattggcACTCCACCTTAACCCACAGaacagacatacagacagatgGAAGGCAAAAGTGATTTATTTAAAATCGTTCCACTTCCAGCATCAAACCTCATATTAATTGCCCCAGAACCTCTATTGTACTCACACTCACAGGCAAGCTCACACCTTAAAAACTATTCTCCGCCTCCCCCTCCTCACCCCACCAGCAACCCCATCTCAGTTCCAGGCTGGAGCCAAAGGCTAGATTCCTGGATTCTCTTTCCTCATCGATCCTGGGGCATCAGGATTTCTTCCCAAACTGCTGCTGGATCAAATACTTCCATCTTGATGTCCAGACTCTTTCCTTGTCTCATCCTGGGCCTAAGCTAACTGCAGTTGGGGTTGTactaaaggaagaggaaaaatgatcTGGGGTTACTGGGCGCCTTTGAAAATCACTGGGGGTGTGTGTGGCCTGAGGTCAGTGGAGATCCCTTCTGAAGGGAGGAGACTTGAGGGCTATTGGAAAAAGGGAGACTTGGGTTGAATTTGGGGACAGGTGGGACTAGGATAGAGAGCTGGATGGGAAGGTGCTTACCTGGGGATTATCCAGTTTCTTGATGAGCCGTTTCACCCAGGGACGGTCAGGGGGAGCACAGAGCTGGTGACCTTTCTGTGTAGTGAACCTAGGGTCAGAGGTCGGAGGGAAGTGAGAGTTCCCTTTTAGCTGACTGAAGACAAGGGTCAGGAGTTAGGGACAAAGCCAGAAACCAAAGCGGAGATAGAAGTCGAAATTGCAAGAGGTCGGGGTGGGTGAAGACTTCCTGGAAGAAAGGGGAACTGCTCATGAGCAAGGAATTCTTTTGGCGTCGGATGTGGGAGCTAATGGGGCCCTGGAGAGAAGAAGGGGACGGAGGCGGGGAGAGAAGGAAGTCGGCTACCCCTCACTCACACTACTGCGGATAATCGGCAGCCGTTCTCTGGGCTGAGACGGCGGTAGGCACACACGATGTGGCGGGGAATGATGAGTTTGGTGACAGACAGACAGCAGTCCTCTGCATCATTGGTTCCGCTCCAAGCTGCGGGAGGGATTCGGAGGGGCGGGGAGTCAGAGGGAGGGCTGGGATGCTCTGGACTCTGTCTCGCAAGGATGCAGAGCCTCTCAGCCAATACCCCAGAGCAATCCGCTCCGAAGAGGAGGCTAGGAACCCGAATACTCTTGCCCCCTGCAATTTCCCGCAAGAGCCGTCATCCCGGTCCCAGGACACCCTAATTGTTGAGAATTCTCAGTAGACCAAACTTCGAGGAAAACTTGGGGTGAACATCGGAGAACATCTGTGCCCACTGACACTCCTACAGAGGCAAGGAAAGCCGGGCTTAAGCACTGAGACCCACCTACTGACGCATGGGAAGCGTCTCATAGTCAGACCACACAGACAAAAACACACTCCTGCAGGCAGTAGGACATGcatacttaacttttttttttttttaagtgtctatACCTCactttccctatctgtaaaataagaagagtGGATTAGAGGATCCCTAAGGctctttccaattccaaatcgATGATTATAGATCTCGCATGGACATAATCGCAACCACACAATGAAATCTTCACCAGACACAATCAGAAGCAGGGTCAAATTTATAGAGACAGCTATATATTCCCTGATGTCTCTGTCCATTTATTCTCAGGTTTGACAGAAAGACTCTACTCCCTTACCTGGGTCGGTGAGGCAGAGAAGGAGCAGGCTGAGGAGCAGGAGGGGTCTCATGGTTTGTTCTGAGCAGATTGGCCAGTAGTCGATTGGATTACAAAGTAATACCCGAGACTGCCAgcggcgtgtgtgtgtgtgtgtgtgtgtgtgtgtgagtgtaaatGTGAGTTTTGAGACCTCTTCTTCTATTTATGTCCCTGTGTAGACTTTCGTTTTTTCGTGTCCAGAAATCCCCGCCCCCACCATGTCCCTTGTGgtgcccccctcccccttcttgcTCTTCTTTCCCATGGTCTCTCATCCCCACTTGTGCCTCTGGCAATGCCCCTCCACTGGGCTGAGCTCCCACTCTTAGGAAATCTGGACTTTGTCTAACTGCGTATCTCCCTCCTTTGTCTTCCCCCCTTCATGGGGGTGAGCAGTCTGTCTTCatagtcattttcttcattattctccACGGGCAGCACCATGGAAGTGTGACTACACTGTCAGTTCTGTTGTACTATCCTTTCTGATGGCATGTAAGGACCAGGGATTGAAAAATTCCCCCCATTGTGGGGAATCACATTTGAAAGATCAGTTTTAGAGCAGAGTTGAGGGATCAGAGGAGCAGGGTTTAGGAATCAAGACTGAAGGTAATGCTGATCAGGACTATAGGGTCAAAGTTGGGGACCCAACTTGAGAAGTGAGGGGTAAGGAGTCATTTTTGGGGAGGATCAGGATTGAATGAATCAGGTTAGTACCATTGGTTACTTTGTAGAAATGTGTTGAAGGATTTGGTTTGTCTtttcaaattccatttattttttggcAATGTTGTTCTAGGCCCCGTGCAGGTATGAGGGAGTAAGGGGGACCCCCTAGccagtttcttcatatatctcTTTCACTCTTCATATCACTCTTAATGGCTGAactggagaggggagggaaaagtgAAGGGAACAGCACAGATCCTCCTGGAACTGGTTTACATGGAGGCTGCTTCTACCATCCTTAAGTTCCCTCCTTTGGAATAAACCCAATACCATCTTTTTTCTATAAGCTCTAACACCCTATCACATTTTGTTTCCACATTTTTATTTGTGACTTTTCTGGAATGGTGTTTGGCCGTTCATGGGGGAAAAGGAGGTTGTTTCAGGAACATCATTTTGGCCAGGGTTGTCACTGACCCATTCCATGCTCTTAATTTACCTCTTCCTCCACTCCCCACTCCCCACTCCCATGACCTATCAATTGCCTACTGGGTCAAGTGGAACATCATTTgggaaaaaggggagaaataTAGACCGGAAGCCCCCCTTCTTCAGCCCCCATCCTGGGAATCAGGAGGGGAATTTTGGTTGTGGAGGGTTTGGCCAGCTTTATAGAAGTGTAATATCACAAAGATTTGAGGAAGCCTAAAAGGGGAGAGGAGGTAGGCCTTGGTAAGAGATCCCTCTTCTCCAACCCAAGAAGAGACCCCCTCACTCCTTCCCTCATCTATATATATTAGGGATATAGAGGGAACATCCCCTTTCAGCTACCTCTGGAGCCGTGCTCCTTTTCCTAGTGGGATAAAAAAGACCCCAATCCTACTATGGCAGatgcctttatttcctttttcctaacTACCTTAGATGGCACATTAGAGTGAGCATAGGAGTTGGGCTCAGGAAGGCCTCAGATATCTTTAAGCCCTGCaactctaggcaagttacttacctCTCCCAGCCTTAGTCATTATAAAGTGCCAGGCTAGAGAGACAAAGGCAAAATATAGTTCCTCCcctaaggagctcacagtctaatgaggatGCAAACAACTAGGTACAGACAAGCTACAttcaggataaattagagatgatCAACAGAGGCTATTACaactctactactactactactaccaccactatgaattactatttactattactaccaccatgACTAATATTACTACCATGACTATCATAACCACTACTACTAACATCAACTACTACTACTAGCACCACTACCTATTACTATCAGTAATTAGTACTTACAATAATGATTACCACAATTATTACTAACAACACCACAATTACTATGACTACTATTACCACTAACaactactactatcaccaccacctaTTACAACCAACACTAATTACTACAATAACTACTACCACAATTATTACTAACAACAAAACAACTACTATGACTACTACCACTAATAAACACTACTACTACCACACTCCTCCTCACCTGACACTACTACTATCATTACTATCAACTACAATGATGGTGATTttactactacttactactaccaccatcactactactagCTATTACAactctattactactactaccatgactattattattaccatgaCTATCACAATGACCACTATACTACTCCTAACTACTACCACTAACAACTACTTCAATTATCACTACCACCTATTACTACCAACACTAATTACTATAATAATGACTGCCACAACTATTACTAATAACAAAACAACTTTTATGACTACTAATTATTACCAGTAACAATTAATACTCGTACTACCACCATTCCTCCTCATACTACAACTACATGATGGTTATTTTACTACttcttactactactaccatcactACAACTAGCTATTAGAActttactactaccaccactactaattattactactactactatcaccacaAATCTTTCTACTACCATGACTATCACAACACCACTATCAGTATTATATCTACCACCACTaacaactattactactacttaatactactatcaccaccaccacctattactaatgctagctattataatGACTACCACAACTATTGCTAATAACaaaattactattactactactattattatcaccaccaccatcatcactacTACCACCAGTATAATGATGACTTACCACAGTCaccactaccattactattactactaaccATTATTACTACTAACTACAAGctctactatcactactactacctACCACTACTAACATCCACTGCTAACTACTTACTACTACCACCAATAATTACTATAAGGATGATTGCTATGGCTATTACTAATTATTATCACTGACATTAACCACTATGATGTTGACTACCATAACCAACATTATTACAAACGAGTAACTGCTACTAACAAGTACTACTACCTCTACTACCATTAGTTACTATGACTACTATCACTAGTATTTTTTATGACTAGTATTACCATAGTCACTGCTATTAACTACTAATAATACTATCTACTACTAATGATGTCTACTATAAGTATTACTTGCTACTGCTAATTACTACTACCACAACAACGATGATGATCATTACTACCACTAACAACAACTACTAACACTATTATGATGATGACCACCACAACCCATACCACTACTACTAACTGCTACTACTAACAATTACTACCTCTACTACCATAACTACAACTATTAACAATTATTACTTGTTGCTACTAACTACTGCCAGCactatttactatttctactaccaccactaccaaaTGACATCAGCAACTCCTACTCCTCCATGTGTTCATATGTTCCTCCCAGAACTCTCCATCCCTCTTCTTCCTTGCTAAGACTTGAACCCCTAGGCAAGATCTAAAGCACTTATTATCCTGTTTGCACAACTGAGCCACATCCATGGACTTAGGCTttaaaaggagataaagaaagaggaatCAGTGAGAAATAGTCATTGGGACTATACTTTAGGAACTGGAATGAGCCTTATGGGCCATTTAGTTAACATTCTGATAGTATAGTTGGAAATATGATGGTTCCTGGAGCACAAGTGATTTAGCTAAAGTCACTCTAGAATTAAGCAACAGAAGCCtggttttctgacttcagattcaCCTCCTTTTCACTGCACTTGTTACCTCTATCCCTTTCAGGAGATCAAGGCCATATCAAGACACAGACTGAATTACCTGGAGAGAAGTACTTAATGTACAATAGGATGTACACTTCAGAGACAAATCTTTTCCATTCTGctttttgaacatttttctttgtgtcccctTTTCTCTGTTTATAGTGCCACTACTCTGATTCAAGACCTCATTACCTCTCACCTGGCAGTCCCTGTTTCAGTTTAAGTATCTTCTCTCTATAATCCATCCTCATCCACTCAACTTCcaaggtgatttttctaaaacatagatctgaaatattttctttttttttttttttttttttttttggtgaatatattttaaagaaatgcatttttaaaaaattaaaaacaaaatggaaaaaaattgtcatatatacatcagaacatgagaggattcaaaacattaaacaaaaaatttccatttcaagaaagcatatacaaTAAATGTTACACATTATActcagaactgtccatcttttctttgcttccttttaagttttattttattttcttctgtgcattttttactttattctttttcctctttccttccctaccTCTCCACTATCCCCAAACAGGTTAcaagttaagcacagatatatttatacacacacacacacacacacacacacacacacacacacacacacacatatatatacacatacacacatatgcatataatcatagacatacatacacatgcattcaTATGTATCTATGTAAGGTTATACTATGCTTGTTTATACTATGTCATGTTCTCTGAAGGTGGAGAACATCTTTATTAGGTCCACATTCTTCGAAATTTACCAACTCATTATCTCAACACAGCCACATTTCAACCTTATATTATCTAGTGGTTTCAAACAGTGTAAAACATTATCAACTAATATGACTGACATAGAGTgtagtatttttctcttttgatcaaaTTTATTATAACTTTACCTTTCTCAGACATCAGTGATAACACTCCTACTTTTATGTCTAATAAATTTTActtctgattattattattgtttgtgtGTATTCTTGTTTCCTATCTCTGAtgatttctccatttattttactttacctGCTATCTTCCCTTCTATTATTTAACCTACAGCCCCCATCCAAGGATCCCTCCTTTATCCTCTTACCCTCACTCTTTCTTCCCACCCTTCCCCTCTTTCTGAATAATTCCCACTAATCTACTCACCATTCTGTAACCTCCCTTAACctattccctccttctcttatctcttaataaatttaaaagacttttatcccCCTCTAGATATGTGTCTTTGTGTATTGTttcttctttaactcattttttatGTGAACAAGATCCCAGAGCTACCAGCCTCCTctcccatctaattcctctgtgtcaaTTCTTGCTCTCATACCTCATTCATGTaaactaattattatttttactttttcctaaatgattttgctttttagaatcaaatCATACTTAGCTCTGACccattctttcttttgaactacccactTACTAATGATGATCTAGACATTTCTACATTTCTACATATAAAGCATAAATAGTTTGTCCTTATTCAGTCTCTTGAATTTAATCCTTATGCTTACCtgatatttctcttggattttatatgtcaaatttttattaagttcatGCATTTTTGCAATAAAATTCTGAAAGCCTGAGAATTCATTaactattcttttgtttttcatttggatTATCTGGTAACTTTTTTGGTTGCAATATTTTCAGCCACAAccctagttcttttgctcttccatTATAGTGTTCTCAGATGTATAGTCTTTGGTTTTTTAATGTAACCACGTCTGGGGTTTGTGTGAATGGTTTGCCCTGTCCACTTAGTCTCTTAGTT
This sequence is a window from Sminthopsis crassicaudata isolate SCR6 chromosome 1, ASM4859323v1, whole genome shotgun sequence. Protein-coding genes within it:
- the CCL19 gene encoding C-C motif chemokine 19; protein product: MRPLLLLSLLLLCLTDPAWSGTNDAEDCCLSVTKLIIPRHIVCAYRRLSPENGCRLSAVVFTTQKGHQLCAPPDRPWVKRLIKKLDNPQYNPNCS